Proteins from a genomic interval of Schistocerca cancellata isolate TAMUIC-IGC-003103 chromosome 8, iqSchCanc2.1, whole genome shotgun sequence:
- the LOC126095665 gene encoding calphotin-like, with translation MEIIQRLQYLPTTSSVVPISSSQKVSLGVTNAESDTVAENAAEVPKEAILTEVESTAASEEPHSVTAEVTPPALEPAPTAVTPSPSPAVAAQTTSPAIAEETPSATAEATPPAVEPVPIAAAPSPTPAVAEPTPLPVITETTPPPAATKPTSPTAETLPAPPPSPSRVAEKNRPVTVSKVSSLSHDEVIPNDLGKHVPIKLVDSKVKQTSNRVSNRPKKLPKRNEDFLWFIPRKSNRHLT, from the coding sequence ATGGAAATTATTCAGAGACTGCAATACTTACCAACAACATCATCAGTGGTACCTATATCATCATCACAGAAAGTATCTCTAGGAGTGACTAATGCAGAATCAGATACAGTAGCAGAAAATGCAGCAGAAGTGCCTAAAGAAGCAATACTAACAGAAGTAGAATCAACAGCAGCGTCAGAAGAACCacactcagtaacagcagaagtAACTCCTCCAGCATTAGAACCAGCTCCTACAGCAGTAACACCATCTCCCTCACCAGCAGTAGCAGCACAAACTACTTCACCAGCAATAGCAGAAGAAAcaccatcagcaacagcagaagcaacTCCTCCAGCAGTAGAACCAGTTCCTATAGCAGCAGCACCATCTCCCACACCAGCAGTAGCAGAACCAACTCCTTTACCAGTAATAACAGAAACAACTCCTCCACCAGCAGCAACTAAACCTACTTCACCAACAGCAGAAACATTACCAGCTCCTCCTCCATCACCTTCAAGAGTAGCGGAAAAGAATAGACCAGTCACAGTAAGTAAAGTATCATCTTTGTCTCATGATGAAGTGATACCAAATGATTTGGGAAAACATGTTCCTATAAAACTTGTGGACAGTAAAGTGAAACAAACTTCCAACCGTGTTTCAAACAGACCCAAAAAATTACcaaagagaaatgaagattttttatgGTTTATCCCAAGGAAGTCCAACCGCCACCTAACATAG